In Candidatus Paceibacter sp., the following are encoded in one genomic region:
- a CDS encoding nucleotide exchange factor GrpE: MNDGDKISKNGEFSDEGEEITVEEETVSPMEALKKIKGKLMACEKDKMEYLSGWQRAKADMVNARREMDDEKARLAKFSEKSLVVEFLELADSFDRLFKNKESLEKIDKNWRQGIENLRSQLVGILKTRGVEGIECSGKKFDPKEHESIGEVDVDEKEKDGIVMEEMRSGYKMHGVIIRPSLVRVGKFKE, translated from the coding sequence ATGAATGACGGCGATAAAATCTCAAAAAACGGTGAATTTTCAGACGAGGGAGAAGAAATAACGGTGGAAGAAGAGACAGTGAGTCCGATGGAGGCACTGAAGAAAATCAAGGGAAAATTGATGGCCTGCGAAAAGGATAAAATGGAATATTTGTCCGGCTGGCAGAGAGCGAAAGCGGATATGGTCAACGCCAGGAGGGAGATGGATGACGAGAAAGCGAGGCTGGCGAAATTTTCCGAAAAGTCGCTGGTGGTTGAATTTCTGGAACTGGCCGACAGTTTTGACCGGCTGTTTAAAAACAAAGAAAGCCTGGAAAAGATAGACAAAAACTGGCGGCAGGGAATTGAGAATCTGCGCTCCCAGCTCGTCGGGATATTGAAGACCAGAGGGGTTGAAGGTATAGAATGTTCGGGTAAAAAATTCGACCCGAAGGAACACGAGTCAATCGGCGAGGTTGATGTTGACGAGAAAGAAAAAGATGGTATCGTGATGGAAGAGATGAGAAGCGGGTATAAGATGCATGGAGTAATTATACGGCCAAGTTTAGTAAGAGTGGGGAAATTTAAAGAATAA